One Lysinibacillus fusiformis genomic window carries:
- a CDS encoding FtsW/RodA/SpoVE family cell cycle protein, which yields MMQLKKLDGSLLVCLFLLGVISCLFVHSGSVVFEQYTSSFIIKQCIFYLIGFTMMFGVATLDIGQLKKIGWPFYGLMVLLTLGLIVAPESIARTVNEAKSWYQVPFLGSLQPSEFLKFAFLIVVGKVIVAHQEKHVRPSYLTDLGLLLKIALIVIPPTLVVYKQPDTGMVMLYMAMILPMIFFSGIQTKLLVVITAIPAVIVTTIVILYVQFNDFFTEKLLGKLSGHQVSRIYGWLQPYEYPDSSFQVRQGFLAIGSGEITGKGYLNNNVYVPEKHTDFIFSAIAEEFGFAGGAFVIALLFLVIYRIVLITVQARDPFMTLMGAGISSLLAFQITQNIGMTLGLLPVTGVTLPFLSYGGSSLLSNFMLMGIVMVIHKSYNGYMFTYKQ from the coding sequence ATGATGCAGCTTAAGAAATTGGATGGAAGTTTACTTGTTTGTCTATTTTTGCTCGGTGTAATTAGTTGTCTCTTTGTACATTCAGGTAGTGTAGTATTTGAGCAATATACAAGTTCTTTCATTATAAAACAATGTATTTTTTATCTTATCGGTTTTACAATGATGTTCGGCGTGGCTACACTTGATATTGGACAATTGAAGAAAATCGGTTGGCCATTTTACGGATTAATGGTTTTATTAACCCTTGGGTTAATTGTGGCACCCGAGAGTATTGCACGTACTGTGAACGAAGCAAAATCCTGGTATCAAGTTCCATTTCTAGGATCCCTACAGCCTTCGGAGTTTTTAAAATTTGCTTTTTTAATAGTTGTCGGGAAGGTCATTGTGGCTCATCAGGAAAAGCATGTACGACCTTCTTATTTAACCGATTTAGGTCTACTCCTTAAAATTGCACTTATTGTTATTCCACCGACACTTGTTGTTTACAAGCAACCGGATACGGGCATGGTTATGTTGTATATGGCTATGATTTTACCGATGATTTTCTTTTCAGGTATACAAACGAAATTACTTGTAGTCATTACTGCTATTCCAGCAGTTATTGTAACTACCATAGTTATTCTCTATGTGCAATTTAATGATTTTTTTACAGAGAAACTACTAGGAAAATTATCAGGACATCAGGTATCTCGTATTTACGGCTGGCTGCAACCTTATGAATATCCCGACTCTTCTTTTCAAGTAAGACAGGGCTTTTTAGCAATTGGCTCAGGAGAAATTACTGGAAAAGGTTACTTAAACAACAATGTCTACGTTCCAGAAAAGCATACAGATTTCATTTTTTCTGCTATTGCTGAGGAGTTTGGCTTTGCTGGTGGCGCCTTTGTGATTGCATTATTATTTTTGGTCATTTATCGCATTGTACTTATTACTGTCCAAGCAAGAGATCCATTTATGACATTAATGGGAGCCGGTATTTCCAGTTTATTAGCGTTCCAAATCACACAAAATATTGGTATGACGCTTGGACTTTTACCTGTAACAGGTGTAACGTTGCCATTTTTAAGTTATGGAGGTAGCTCACTTCTATCAAACTTCATGTTAATGGGCATTGTAATGGTCATACATAAATCCTATAACGGTTACATGTTTACTTATAAGCAGTAG
- a CDS encoding methyl-accepting chemotaxis protein yields the protein MHFFRYIKVKDKLLVLMIVCVLSNVLLGVFSVDYLRKMSWHASESYTQGLVPIGWLNGLEETQRQLDFLVSTNGTNQELAAIFKKIEQPIGQLEKIDIDKKMNHQVKKYKTLLAQQVELIESYQQLDNNERTQFYEQSFLSVSQQSHSLLEETQSYLVQRAEEQQQAYQKDMKFGYWLLGGVCLFVVLLVIFIGFIATKAIHVPTRQLKSLLKRAEQGDFTASASYVAHDELGEVVLSYNQMVTEVKRLLHTVTNSAQEVEGMTEMLQISSEQSSTTTLKIAKDVQNISESTSASTLKLASNTASLEEVLNGVQVILEKVQLVESFAHKTARDAESGTEIVQANLAQIQAIKHAVEKSNTAIFNLVERAASIDHMVEVIEKITAQTNLLALNASIEAARAGEHGKGFAIVANEVRKLAEQTVHSTQTITAIVQNIHVDSNYAVQMMEGVLTATEKGVNVTGQTAISFDHILEKVHTIKPYIIEVSATVQEIADHTKKVNEDAVMLTTFSNTNAASTKHVAHLTADQLAAQQQFHNYIKELRKVSKVLQIAVKRFLI from the coding sequence ATGCATTTTTTTCGTTACATAAAAGTTAAAGATAAGCTACTGGTTCTAATGATTGTTTGTGTATTATCGAATGTTCTACTAGGGGTATTTAGTGTCGATTATTTGCGGAAAATGTCATGGCATGCGAGTGAAAGTTATACCCAGGGACTTGTACCTATTGGATGGTTGAATGGCTTAGAGGAGACGCAGAGACAATTAGATTTTTTAGTTAGTACTAATGGTACTAATCAAGAGTTGGCTGCAATCTTTAAAAAAATTGAGCAGCCTATAGGTCAATTGGAGAAAATAGACATCGATAAAAAGATGAATCATCAGGTGAAAAAGTATAAAACGTTATTAGCGCAGCAAGTAGAACTGATAGAAAGCTATCAGCAATTGGATAACAATGAGCGGACCCAATTTTATGAGCAGTCATTTTTGTCAGTTAGCCAACAAAGTCACTCACTATTAGAAGAAACGCAAAGCTATTTAGTGCAGAGGGCAGAGGAACAACAGCAAGCTTATCAAAAAGATATGAAATTTGGTTATTGGTTACTCGGTGGCGTTTGCCTATTTGTTGTACTTTTAGTAATTTTCATAGGTTTCATCGCTACAAAGGCGATTCATGTACCGACGCGTCAGTTAAAGTCCTTATTAAAACGTGCTGAGCAAGGAGACTTTACAGCGAGTGCAAGTTACGTGGCCCATGATGAGCTCGGGGAGGTTGTGCTGTCCTACAATCAGATGGTCACGGAGGTAAAGCGATTACTTCATACGGTTACGAATAGTGCACAAGAGGTTGAGGGAATGACAGAAATGTTGCAAATATCGTCGGAACAATCTTCAACGACGACACTCAAAATCGCAAAGGATGTGCAAAACATATCTGAGTCTACTAGTGCATCTACTTTGAAATTAGCCTCCAACACAGCATCATTGGAAGAAGTGCTAAATGGTGTACAAGTCATTTTAGAGAAAGTTCAACTTGTTGAGAGTTTTGCTCATAAGACTGCACGCGATGCAGAAAGTGGTACGGAAATTGTGCAAGCAAATTTAGCGCAAATACAGGCCATTAAACATGCGGTAGAAAAATCAAATACAGCTATTTTTAACCTTGTCGAACGTGCGGCGAGCATCGATCATATGGTTGAAGTAATTGAGAAAATCACGGCACAAACGAATCTGCTAGCACTGAATGCATCGATTGAAGCTGCTAGAGCGGGAGAGCATGGCAAGGGCTTTGCAATCGTTGCTAATGAGGTACGCAAACTTGCCGAACAAACGGTTCATTCTACCCAAACGATTACGGCGATTGTACAAAATATTCATGTAGACTCTAACTATGCTGTGCAAATGATGGAGGGTGTTTTAACAGCGACTGAAAAGGGTGTGAATGTAACGGGACAAACAGCAATAAGCTTCGATCATATTTTAGAAAAAGTACATACCATTAAGCCTTATATAATAGAAGTATCGGCTACGGTTCAAGAAATTGCGGATCATACGAAAAAAGTGAATGAAGATGCTGTTATGCTAACCACGTTTTCAAATACCAATGCCGCCTCCACCAAACATGTTGCGCATTTAACGGCAGATCAATTAGCCGCACAGCAGCAATTTCATAACTATATAAAAGAATTACGAAAAGTTTCGAAGGTATTACAAATTGCTGTAAAGCGTTTTTTAATATAA
- a CDS encoding L-threonine 3-dehydrogenase: MKKIMVTGALGQIGSELVEKLRGIYGEDNVLATDIRKLEHTKGPFEVLDVTDGQRMHDLAKDFGADTMMHLAALLSATAEKNPLFAWNLNMGGLMNALEVSRELNLQFFTPSSIGAFGPSTPKDNTPQDTLQRPTTMYGVNKVAGELLCDYYFDRFGVDTRGVRFPGLISYVTPPGGGTTDYAVEIFYEAIAQGKYTSYIQEGTYMDMMYMPDALQAIVDLMEADSKKLIHRNAFNITAMSFEPSQIAAEIKKHLPHFRMNYIVDPVRQAIADSWPNSINIEAAQSEWGFKTEYDLTRMTADMLEKLKIKLQTKAIS, translated from the coding sequence ATGAAAAAGATTATGGTTACAGGAGCCCTTGGGCAAATAGGTTCTGAACTGGTAGAAAAGCTTCGTGGTATTTATGGAGAGGACAATGTGTTAGCTACTGATATTCGGAAGCTTGAACATACAAAGGGTCCGTTCGAAGTACTGGACGTGACGGATGGACAACGAATGCACGATTTAGCAAAGGATTTTGGAGCAGATACGATGATGCATTTAGCAGCTTTATTATCCGCAACTGCTGAAAAAAATCCATTGTTCGCTTGGAATTTAAACATGGGTGGTTTAATGAACGCCTTAGAAGTATCACGTGAATTAAACTTACAATTTTTTACGCCTAGTTCAATTGGTGCATTTGGTCCTTCGACGCCAAAGGATAATACGCCACAAGATACACTACAGCGCCCAACAACTATGTATGGTGTAAACAAAGTAGCGGGTGAATTATTATGTGACTATTATTTTGATCGTTTTGGCGTAGACACACGAGGAGTGCGCTTCCCAGGTCTGATTTCATATGTGACCCCTCCAGGTGGTGGTACAACAGACTATGCGGTAGAGATTTTCTATGAAGCAATTGCGCAAGGTAAGTACACATCTTACATTCAAGAGGGTACGTACATGGATATGATGTATATGCCAGATGCTTTACAGGCTATTGTTGATTTAATGGAGGCTGATAGTAAGAAATTAATTCATCGTAATGCCTTTAATATAACTGCGATGAGTTTTGAGCCATCTCAAATTGCTGCTGAAATTAAAAAGCATCTGCCACATTTCCGTATGAATTATATAGTGGACCCAGTGCGTCAAGCCATTGCTGATAGTTGGCCAAACTCTATAAATATTGAAGCTGCTCAAAGTGAGTGGGGCTTTAAGACGGAGTACGATTTAACAAGAATGACAGCAGATATGCTGGAAAAATTGAAAATTAAGCTTCAAACAAAGGCAATTTCATAA
- a CDS encoding long-chain fatty acid--CoA ligase, protein MMQAPLVLTNFFNRAESYFARKTIVSRTSPHKIHRLTYGEWAQRTRRLADALTKLGMEKGKKMGSFAWNQHRHLEAYFAVPCSGAVLHMVNIRLSEEHLIYIINHAEDEILMIDVDLVPIIENIASALKTVKHYIIMTDEDTLPETTLPNALSYEEILASADENFAFPDDIEEEAPAGMCYTSATTGNPKGVVYSHRGLVLHSMMLSMTDSMGIAERDVVMPIVPMFHANAWGLPFASVNVGATQVLPGPQFTSDLILDLVEQEKVTLTAGVPTIWLGALQEQEKRERDISSLRAICCGGSASPTRLIRTFEEKYGIPYIVVYGMTETTPIVALSNYMSWMDEWPIEKQIESRAMQGMTMAGIESSIVNENGEVPWDGVTMGELRLRGPWISHEYYRDERTHDAYRNGWLYTGDIAVRTEDGFIKITDRTKDLIKSGGEWISSVDLENTLMTHEAVFEAAVIAIPHVKWQERPLACVVLKEGKSATGEELLAFLESQFAKWWVPDDIVFLDEIPKTSVGKFLKAKLRDNIAEIYPKLRTLV, encoded by the coding sequence ATGATGCAAGCGCCATTAGTGTTAACAAATTTCTTTAACCGAGCAGAAAGTTACTTTGCTAGAAAGACAATTGTTTCGCGTACAAGCCCACATAAAATACACCGTTTAACGTACGGAGAATGGGCGCAAAGAACGCGCCGATTAGCAGATGCGCTTACAAAACTGGGGATGGAAAAGGGAAAAAAGATGGGTTCTTTTGCTTGGAATCAGCATCGCCACTTAGAGGCGTATTTTGCAGTACCATGCTCGGGTGCTGTTTTGCATATGGTCAATATTCGATTATCCGAGGAGCATTTAATTTATATTATTAATCATGCAGAAGATGAGATATTGATGATTGATGTAGATCTTGTGCCAATCATTGAAAATATTGCATCAGCGTTAAAAACAGTGAAACATTATATTATTATGACGGATGAAGATACATTACCTGAAACGACATTACCAAATGCCTTATCGTATGAGGAAATATTGGCATCGGCAGATGAAAATTTCGCGTTTCCAGATGATATAGAGGAGGAAGCACCTGCTGGGATGTGTTATACAAGTGCGACTACCGGCAATCCAAAAGGAGTCGTTTATTCGCATCGTGGCTTGGTATTACACAGTATGATGCTAAGTATGACCGATTCAATGGGCATTGCTGAGCGTGATGTAGTAATGCCAATCGTACCAATGTTCCACGCTAATGCATGGGGTTTACCGTTTGCAAGTGTTAATGTGGGAGCGACGCAAGTACTGCCTGGCCCACAGTTCACTTCGGACTTAATTTTGGATTTAGTAGAGCAGGAAAAAGTAACGCTAACGGCAGGGGTACCGACAATTTGGCTTGGCGCGTTACAGGAACAAGAAAAGCGTGAACGAGATATTAGTTCGTTGCGTGCAATTTGTTGTGGAGGCTCGGCTTCGCCAACGCGCCTTATTCGCACATTTGAAGAAAAATACGGTATTCCATATATTGTTGTGTATGGGATGACAGAGACAACACCAATTGTAGCGTTATCGAATTACATGTCTTGGATGGATGAATGGCCGATTGAAAAACAAATTGAGTCACGTGCGATGCAAGGTATGACGATGGCTGGCATCGAATCGAGCATTGTTAATGAGAATGGGGAGGTTCCATGGGATGGCGTGACGATGGGAGAATTACGTCTTCGTGGACCGTGGATTTCACACGAATATTATCGTGACGAACGAACACACGATGCATACCGTAATGGCTGGTTATATACCGGCGATATTGCTGTACGGACAGAGGATGGCTTTATCAAAATTACGGATCGTACTAAGGATTTAATTAAATCTGGTGGAGAATGGATATCTTCCGTAGATTTAGAAAATACGTTAATGACACACGAAGCCGTTTTTGAGGCAGCTGTTATTGCGATTCCGCACGTGAAATGGCAAGAGCGTCCATTAGCTTGCGTTGTATTGAAGGAAGGAAAGTCAGCAACAGGTGAAGAGTTACTGGCATTTTTAGAAAGTCAGTTTGCGAAATGGTGGGTGCCCGACGATATCGTATTCTTAGATGAGATTCCAAAAACTTCGGTTGGTAAATTCCTAAAGGCAAAACTACGTGATAATATTGCAGAAATTTATCCCAAATTACGTACACTCGTGTAG
- the trpB gene encoding tryptophan synthase subunit beta: MSTVAEKKGYFGEFGGSFVPEELQNVLNILDENFQNYKEDEDFKNELDYYSREYVGRKSPLYFAENLTKQLGGAKIYLKREDLNHTGSHKINNVLGQILLAKRMGANRVIAETGAGQHGVATATACAMFGMDCTVYMGLEDTKRQALNVFRMELLGAKVVAVDKGQGRLKDAVDEAFADLVENYETTFYLLGSAVGPHPFPSMVKHFQSVISRESREQILEKEGKLPTAVLACVGGGSNAIGAFAEYIADENVRLIGIEPDKAATLNEGTPGELHGFKCLVLQDTEGNPLPTYSIAAGLDYPGAGPEHSHLKTIGRAEYVTVTNEEVLEAFQVLSKVEGIIPALESSHAVAHALKLAPTLSPEESMIINISGRGDKDVEQVFQMLNK; the protein is encoded by the coding sequence ATGAGTACAGTAGCAGAGAAAAAAGGATATTTTGGTGAATTTGGAGGCAGCTTCGTTCCAGAAGAGCTTCAAAATGTATTAAATATTTTAGATGAAAACTTCCAAAATTATAAAGAAGATGAAGACTTTAAAAATGAGTTAGATTATTATTCCCGTGAATATGTAGGGCGCAAATCTCCACTTTACTTTGCTGAAAACTTAACGAAGCAATTGGGTGGCGCAAAAATTTATTTGAAACGCGAGGACTTAAACCACACAGGATCACATAAAATCAATAACGTTTTAGGTCAAATTCTACTTGCAAAACGTATGGGGGCTAATCGTGTAATCGCAGAAACCGGTGCAGGTCAGCACGGTGTCGCAACAGCTACCGCTTGTGCAATGTTTGGTATGGATTGTACCGTTTATATGGGCTTAGAAGATACAAAACGCCAGGCATTAAATGTGTTTCGTATGGAGCTACTTGGTGCAAAAGTAGTTGCTGTTGATAAAGGGCAAGGTCGCCTAAAAGACGCTGTCGATGAAGCATTTGCTGATTTAGTAGAAAACTATGAAACAACTTTCTATTTACTAGGTTCAGCTGTGGGACCTCACCCATTTCCATCAATGGTGAAACACTTCCAGTCGGTCATTAGCCGTGAAAGTCGTGAACAAATTTTAGAAAAAGAAGGAAAACTTCCTACTGCTGTTCTAGCATGTGTTGGCGGTGGTAGTAACGCAATTGGCGCATTCGCTGAATATATCGCAGATGAAAATGTTCGATTGATCGGTATTGAGCCCGATAAAGCCGCAACATTGAATGAAGGAACACCAGGAGAATTACACGGATTCAAATGTTTAGTATTGCAAGATACAGAAGGGAATCCACTACCAACATACTCGATTGCTGCTGGTCTAGATTATCCAGGGGCTGGTCCTGAGCATAGCCATCTAAAAACAATTGGTCGCGCCGAATATGTAACCGTAACAAACGAAGAAGTACTAGAAGCATTCCAAGTACTTTCAAAGGTTGAAGGGATAATTCCTGCATTGGAAAGTTCGCATGCCGTTGCCCATGCACTAAAGCTTGCACCAACGCTATCACCTGAAGAAAGTATGATCATTAACATTTCAGGGCGCGGAGATAAGGACGTTGAACAAGTTTTTCAAATGCTCAACAAATAA
- a CDS encoding QueT transporter family protein, with amino-acid sequence MKVKFLAASGIIAALYIAVTMLVAPFGFTEVQFRVSEMFNHLVAFNPRFAVGIIIGVFISNIFSPLGVYDLVFGVGHSMITLGLFILICKLIKNIWARLVINTLLFTCTMFIIAFELNLALELPFFWTWLTVAAGEFVVLAVGAPIMYILNKRLNFKDLI; translated from the coding sequence ATGAAAGTAAAATTTTTAGCAGCAAGTGGCATTATTGCAGCGTTATATATTGCTGTTACAATGCTTGTTGCACCATTTGGATTTACTGAAGTGCAGTTCCGAGTATCGGAAATGTTTAATCATTTAGTTGCCTTTAATCCACGCTTTGCCGTTGGAATAATTATTGGCGTATTTATCTCAAATATATTTTCACCTCTTGGCGTCTACGATTTAGTATTTGGTGTTGGACATTCGATGATTACACTAGGGTTGTTTATCCTTATTTGTAAATTGATAAAAAATATTTGGGCACGTTTAGTCATCAACACATTGCTATTTACATGTACAATGTTCATTATCGCCTTTGAACTGAACTTAGCCTTAGAATTACCATTTTTCTGGACATGGCTAACTGTCGCTGCAGGTGAATTTGTTGTATTAGCAGTCGGTGCACCGATCATGTATATACTGAACAAACGTTTAAACTTCAAAGATTTGATTTAA